The Chitinophaga caeni genome segment GATATCCCTTTCAACCTGTATCGCGTTACCCGGTAAATACAACACTAAAATATCGACCAACACTAATGCGCAACATAAAAAGAATAACCCGATGGCAATTTCAAACAGCCCCGGGAAGAAGAAGGATAATAAGAAAAAACCTATCACGAGCAGCAATGACAGGTATGTACGCTGCTTAAGGTATAATGAAGCAAAAAAATGTTTCAACCGATTCATCGTGTTATTTAACGTGGAACTTCCACCGATTTTAATATTTCAGCTATCACATCATTCGTGGTTATTCCTTCCATCTCCCTTTCAGGAGTCAGTACTATCCGGTGTCTCAAGATGGCCGGAACCACGGTCACCACATCATCTGGTGTAACAAAATCCCTACCCGCAACCAATGCATAAGCCTTGGCACTCGCCAATACCGCAATAGAAGCCCTGGGAGATGCGCCCATGAACAGGGACCCGTTTTCCCTGGTAGCTTTCACCAGGTGAACGATATAACGGATAATATGTTCTTCTACGAATACTTGTTCCGCCTTGTCCTGCAAAGCAATGATTTCAGCGGCAGTAACTACCGGTTTTACACTTTGCAAAGCATGATCTCCCAGCTTGTTGCTGTTTGCTGCTTGCAACATAGATATCTCGTCCTGTAGCCCCGGGTAAGTCACTTCCAATTTAAACAGGAAACGATCGAGCTGGGCTTCCGGTAACCGGTAAGTACCTTCCTGCTCGATGGGGTTCTGTGTAGCTACCACCATGAACGGGTTGCCCATTTTATGCGTATGCCCGTCGTTGGTCACTTGCCTTTCTTCCATCACTTCAAATAAAGCAGCCTGGGTTTTAGCAGGTGCCCGGTTGATCTCGTCAATCAGCACGATGTTTCCGAAGATCGGGCCTTTCTTATATTCAAATACCTGCTGTTGCGCATTGAAGACCGAGGTACCCAGCACATCGGCAGGCATCAGGTCAGGCGTAAATTGTATCCTGGAAAAATCGGCGTGGATACATTGGGCCAATAGTTTCGCTGTTAATGTTTTAGCAACACCCGGCACACCTTCAACCAACAGGTGCCCCTTGGCGATGATGCCTACCAGTAGCATATCGATTAAAGCATCCTGTCCAATTACCACCTTCGAAATTTCATCTTTAATATTTTGGATGGTATTCGACATTGTCTCAAAAGCATTGGGTTGTAATGTTGTATTCTCTTCCATTTATTATGCTATTTGATAAAATTTATATAAAGCTTGATAATACATCTCCAACTGTTTATCTGAAACTTCAAATTCCAGTTGCAGGTTATGCATCATGTTAATTAATAATTGAATTTCTTCCCTGGGCTGGTTCGATTTTCTTGCGAGTTGATTTACAAAATTCTCATCCAGGTACTTCGTGTCTATAAAATATTTATTCCTTACATGATCTAAGAATTGGGTCGTCATCTTATGTACCAGGTTTTTATTATCATGGTGGTTAAAGTATAATTTACCGAGTGTTTTTACAAAATCCAGGGAATTATTCAGCACCGGTTCCACGGCAGGCACATAGCGCTGTTGGCGCTTACTTTCAAAAAGGGCAAATAAAATCATCAGGCACAAAATGAGTATCAATGCCCAACGGATCGAAGGATACCGCATCAATACAGACCAGTTATCAAAATCTTTCCCCTCCCGGCTATATTGATGTTTATAGTATTCATCCCAATAGACGATGTTTTTGGAATCGGGTATGTAGCCCATCATATTCCGGAAAGAGCGGTGATTCTCTCCATGCAGTAAAAAATAATTAGTACAGGCAAAAGGATT includes the following:
- a CDS encoding AAA family ATPase, encoding MEENTTLQPNAFETMSNTIQNIKDEISKVVIGQDALIDMLLVGIIAKGHLLVEGVPGVAKTLTAKLLAQCIHADFSRIQFTPDLMPADVLGTSVFNAQQQVFEYKKGPIFGNIVLIDEINRAPAKTQAALFEVMEERQVTNDGHTHKMGNPFMVVATQNPIEQEGTYRLPEAQLDRFLFKLEVTYPGLQDEISMLQAANSNKLGDHALQSVKPVVTAAEIIALQDKAEQVFVEEHIIRYIVHLVKATRENGSLFMGASPRASIAVLASAKAYALVAGRDFVTPDDVVTVVPAILRHRIVLTPEREMEGITTNDVIAEILKSVEVPR